In a single window of the Gossypium hirsutum isolate 1008001.06 chromosome D02, Gossypium_hirsutum_v2.1, whole genome shotgun sequence genome:
- the LOC107909586 gene encoding LOW QUALITY PROTEIN: LEAF RUST 10 DISEASE-RESISTANCEUS RECEPTOR-LIKE PROTEIN KINASE-like 1.5 (The sequence of the model RefSeq protein was modified relative to this genomic sequence to represent the inferred CDS: inserted 1 base in 1 codon): protein MPSPSPPSISLLLLTTIFFISFEWVVTEAATLPHHPCSSTSPCPPFTSPPPFPFSFSAGCGHPSFPINCSTPSSTISINNLSFSLLYFDPNSTSLTLSPLPPTTTSPCSSFNFLHINLSGSPFRISDASCSRLSILRSCSPSNISNCDQCAWECGITKHPLKLFNDCGPTRQLPEQGCQPDVLGYLQNFFFKMGFQVEWDEAQDSYFSSCRDCKLKNGICGFNSSDPNKPFLCFQAKATISPTLIHVDHTHRIAILSSVLTLTCIFLIFSVTFVFFRSKKFKSQSVEDPTALFLRRHRSASLLPPVFTYEELESSTNKFDPERKIGDGGFGSVYLGQLHDNRIVAVKYLHKNNQSGNTLSSKFFCNEILILSSINHPNLVKLHGYCSDPRGLLLVYDYVPNGTLADHLHGRPKPSLTWPVRLEIALQTALAIEYLHFSVVPPIVHRDVTTSNIFVXKDMRIKVGDFGLSRLLAFPENSSLKSEFVWTGPQGTPGYLDPDYHRSFRLTEKSDVYSFGVVLLELISGLKAVDQRREKREMALADLVVSKIQMGLLHQVVDPALILDGQPMDGVEAVAELAFRCVAADKDDRPDAREIVGELKRIKNRTRVLRLSYSNGSNGEVAKDDNIGMFDVTWD from the exons ATGCCTTCACCTTCACCACCATCCATCTCCTTACTATTATTAACCACCATCTTCTTCATCTCCTTTGAGTGGGTGGTGACAGAAGCAGCCACTCTACCTCATCATCCATGTTCCTCTACATCCCCATGCCCACCTTTCACTTCACCACCCCCTTTCCCTTTCTCTTTCTCTGCTGGGTGTGGTCACCCTTCTTTCCCCATCAATTGCTCCACTCCTTCCTCCACCATCTCTATTAACAACCTCTCTTTTTCTTTACTCTACTTCGATCCCAACTCCACTTCCCTCACTCTCTCTCCTTTGCCCCCTACTACCACTTCCCCTTGCTCTTCTTTCAATTTCCTTCACATCAATCTCTCTGGTTCCCCTTTTCGAATCTCCGATGCTTCTTGCTCTAGATTATCCATCCTCCGTTCTTGTTCCCCTTCAAATATCTCTAACTGCGACCAATGTGCCTGGGAATGTGGCATCACCAAACACCCACTCAAACTCTTCAATGACTGCGGACCAACCCGCCAACTTCCCGAGCAAGGCTGCCAACCTGATGTCCTGGGTTACCTCCaaaatttcttctttaaaatGGGTTTTCAAGTTGAATGGGACGAAGCTCAAGACTCTTACTTCTCTAGCTGCCGAGACTGTAAATTGAAGAACGGCATTTGCGGCTTCAATTCCTCCGACCCAAACAAACCGTTCCTTTGTTTCCAAGCCAAAGCCACCATTTCCCCTACTTTGATTCACGTAGATCACACTCATAGAATCGCAATCTTATCCTCTGTCCTCACATTAACTtgcattttccttattttttcaGTAACCTTTGTTTTTTTCCGATCAAAGAAATTCAAATCTCAATCCGTAGAAGACCCCACTGCTTTGTTCCTGCGGCGTCACCGTTCTGCCAGTCTCCTCCCTCCCGTTTTCACCTACGAAGAACTCGAATCTTCCACCAATAAATTCGACCCAGAACGCAAAATCGGTGACGGCGGCTTTGGGTCAGTCTACTTGGGCCAACTCCACGACAACCGGATAGTAGCAGTTAAATACCTTCACAAAAACAACCAGTCAGGCAACACTTTATCATCCAAATTTTTCTGCAACGAAATTTTGATTCTTTCGTCAATAAATCACCCAAATCTCGTTAAACTTCACGGTTATTGCAGCGACCCCCGAGGGTTACTTTTGGTTTACGACTATGTTCCTAATGGGACCCTAGCCGACCACCTTCACGGCCGTCCAAAACCCTCACTTACTTGGCCAGTGAGGCTCGAAATCGCTTTGCAAACGGCTCTAGCTATTGAGTACTTGCATTTCTCTGTGGTGCCACCCATTGTTCATCGAGATGTTACGACATCAAATATTTTCG GAAAAGATATGAGGATTAAAGTTGGTGATTTTGGGCTATCCAGGCTTTTGGCTTTCCCTGAAAACTCGTCTTTGAAATCGGAATTTGTTTGGACCGGGCCTCAGGGAACACCCGGGTATTTGGATCCGGATTACCACCGGTCGTTCCGGCTAACAGAGAAAAGCGACGTTTACAGCTTCGGCGTCGTGTTACTAGAGTTGATTTCCGGGCTGAAAGCGGTGGATCAGAGGAGGGAGAAAAGGGAAATGGCGCTGGCAGATTTGGTGGTTTCGAAGATCCAGATGGGTTTGTTGCACCAGGTGGTAGACCCGGCTTTGATCCTCGATGGGCAGCCGATGGACGGCGTGGAGGCAGTGGCGGAACTGGCGTTCCGGTGTGTGGCGGCTGATAAGGATGATAGACCGGATGCTAGAGAGATCGTGGGGGAACTCAAACGGATCAAGAACCGTACACGTGTGCTGAGATTGTCGTATTCGAATGGAAGCAATGGTGAGGTGGCAAAGGATGATAATATAGGGATGTTTGACGTCACGTGGGATTAG
- the LOC107909587 gene encoding pentatricopeptide repeat-containing protein At1g05670, mitochondrial: MIKFAVSSLSHCFQLLSHCYPQSFAPKSGPPFFKRYLGPILHLSDSANTRPFPNYSPKKPTVKDSELVHQISNAIKLRRSEPVCRVLKPYESKFRSDHLIWVLMNIKGEYRLVLDFFEWACLRRDPTLEARCIVIQIAVASKDLKMAHQLIHDFWSKPDLDIGLSFSYILERLIYTYKDWGSDPKVFDVFFRVLVEVGLLDEGKKLFDKMLNYGLIISVDSLNIYLSKLRDHFDGFWRAIKVFFELPDVGICWNIASYNIIIHSLCQLGKIKESHRLLLQMELRGCIPDVVTYSTIIDGYCHVGRLQMVLRLIDEMQSKALRPNPYTYSSIINLLCETGKVVEAEKALREMLNQGILPDSVVYTTLIDGFCKLGNIAFAYKLLNEMQGRKIIPDLLTYTSIICGLCRIGKMTEACNIFQEMLGRGLEPDEFTYTALIDGYCKAGEMKEAFSLHNQMVQMGLIPNVVTYTALADGLCKCGEVDTANELLHEMCVRGLQPNIFTYNSLVNGLCKSGNIAQAIKLMDDMETAGLHPNVITYTTLMDAYCKTGEMDKAYELLRKMLDRRIQPTLVTFNVLMNGFCMSGMLEDGEKLLQWLLEKGIKPNATTYNYLMKQYCIRKDMCATAAMWKGMCAQGVMPDANSYNILIKGHCKARNMKEAWFLRREMIEKGYDLTATSYNDLIKGFIKRKKLKEAREIFDEMRQKGMAADKEIYCYFVDINYEEGNMETTLELCDEVLENCLVTKLNNENK, translated from the coding sequence ATGATCAAGTTTGCTGTCTCTTCTCTGAGCCATTGTTTCCAGCTCTTATCTCATTGTTATCCCCAAAGTTTTGCCCCCAAATCTGGTCCACCTTTCTTCAAAAGATATTTGGGCCCAATACTCCACTTGTCGGACTCTGCCAATACCAGGCCTTTTCCCAATTATTCCCCAAAGAAACCTACCGTCAAGGACTCGGAACTTGTGCATCAAATCTCAAATGCAATAAAATTACGCCGTTCTGAGCCCGTCTGTCGTGTTCTGAAGCCTTATGAGTCAAAATTTAGATCTGATCATTTGATTTGGGTTCTGATGAACATTAAGGGTGAATATAGACTTGTTTTGGATTTCTTTGAGTGGGCATGCTTGCGTAGAGACCCAACACTCGAAGCCCGTTGCATTGTTATCCAAATTGCTGTAGCTTCTAAAGATTTAAAAATGGCTCATCAACTTATTCATGACTTTTGGTCAAAACCTGATTTGGATATTGGTCTCTCATTCAGTTACATCCTTGAACGGTTAATTTACACTTACAAGGACTGGGGTTCAGATCCCAAAGTGTTTGATGTTTTTTTTCGAGTTCTCGTTGAAGTCGGGTTGCTTGATGAAGGGAAGAAGCTCTTTGACAAAATgttgaattatggattgattatCTCTGTTGATTCTTTAAACATATATCTTAGTAAATTAAGAGACCATTTTGATGGGTTTTGGAGAGCTATAAAGGTTTTCTTTGAACTTCCTGATGTTGGCATTTGTTGGAATATAGCGTCATACAACATTATCATTCACTCCCTCTGTCAATTAGGGAAAATAAAAGAATCCCACCGTTTACTCTTGCAGATGGAGTTGAGGGGCTGTATTCCTGATGTTGTAACGTACAGCACCATAATTGATGGATATTGTCATGTGGGGAGGCTGCAAATGGTGTTAAGGCTAATTGACGAAATGCAAAGTAAAGCACTAAGGCCCAACCCTTATACCTATAGCAGCATAATAAATCTACTGTGCGAGACTGGTAAGGTAGTTGAAGCAGAGAAAGCTTTGAGAGAGATGTTGAACCAGGGAATACTCCCTGATAGTGTGGTATACACAACTCTCATAGATGGTTTTTGTAAGCTAGGGAATATTGCTTTTGCGTACAAGTTGTTAAATGAGATGCAGGGTCGAAAAATTATCCCCGATTTATTAACTTATACATCTATAATCTGTGGGTTATGTCGAATTGGAAAGATGACAGAAGCTTGTAATATCTTTCAAGAAATGCTTGGAAGAGGGTTGGAACCCGATGAATTTACATACACAGCACTTATTGATGGTTATTGTAAGGCAGGTGAAATGAAAGAGGCCTTCTCCCTTCATAATCAGATGGTGCAAATGGGGCTTATACCAAATGTCGTGACTTATACTGCACTTGCTGATGGCCTTTGTAAATGCGGGGAGGTAGATACAGCCAATGAGCTTCTTCATGAAATGTGTGTAAGGGGCCTTCAGCCAAATATCTTTACTTACAACTCTCTTGTTAATGGGCTCTGTAAATCAGGAAATATTGCTCAAGCTATTAAACTGATGGATGATATGGAGACCGCGGGGCTTCATCCCAATGTTATTACATATACCACATTAATGGATGCTTACTGTAAGACAGGGGAGATGGATAAGGCTTATGAGCTTCTGAGGAAGATGTTGGATAGAAGGATACAACCCACTCTTGTTACATTCAATGTGCTGATGAATGGTTTTTGCATGTCCGGAATGCTGGAAGATGGTGAGAAGTTACTACAATGGCTGTTGGAAAAGGGTATAAAGCCGAACGCAACCACGTATAATTATCTTATGAAGCAGTACTGCATACGGAAGGATATGTGCGCCACAGCTGCAATGTGGAAAGGCATGTGCGCGCAAGGAGTGATGCCGGATGCCAACTCCTATAACATTTTGATAAAAGGGCATTGTAAAGCAAGGAATATGAAGGAAGCATGGTTCTTACGAAGAGAAATGATTGAGAAGGGGTATGATCTTACAGCTACATCATACAATGATCTGATCAAGGGTTTCATTAAGAGGAAAAAGTTGAAAGAGGCAAGGGAAATTTTTGATGAGATGAGACAAAAAGGGATGGCAGCAGATAAAGAGATATATTGTTATTTTGTTGATATAAACTATGAAGAAGGGAACATGGAAACAACACTTGAACTCTGTGATGAAGTGTTAGAGAACTGTCTTGTAACTAAGCTCAACAATGAAAACAAgtag